In Pongo abelii isolate AG06213 chromosome X, NHGRI_mPonAbe1-v2.0_pri, whole genome shotgun sequence, one DNA window encodes the following:
- the TCEAL3 gene encoding transcription elongation factor A protein-like 3: MEKPYNKNEGNLENEGKPEDEVEPDDEGKSDEEEKPDVEGKTECEGKKEDEGEPGDEGQLEDEGSQEKQGRSEGEGKPQGEGKPASQAKPESQPRAAEKRPAEDYVPRKAKRKTDRGTDDSPKDSQEDLQERHLSSEEMMRECGDVSRAQEELRKKQKMGGFHWMQRDVQDPFAPRGQRGVRGVRGGGRGQRGLHDIPYL, encoded by the coding sequence ATGGAAAAACCCtacaataaaaatgaaggaaaccTGGAAAACGAGGGAAAGCCAGAAGATGAAGTAGAGCCTGATGATGAAGGAAAGTCAGACGAGGAAGAAAAGCCAGACGTGGAAGGGAAGACAGAATGcgagggaaagaaagaggatgaGGGAGAGCCAGGTGATGAGGGACAACTGGAAGATGAGGGAAGCCAGGAAAAGCAGGGCAGGTCCGAAGGTGAGGGCAAGCCACAAGGCGAGGGCAAGCCAGCCTCCCAGGCAAAGCCAGAGAGCCAGCCGCGGGCCGCCGAAAAGCGCCCGGCTGAAGATTATGTGCCccggaaagcaaaaagaaaaacggACAGGGGGACGGACGATTCTCCCAAGGACTCTCAGGAGGACTTACAGGAAAGGCATCTGAGCAGTGAGGAGATGATGAGAGAATGTGGAGATGTGTCAAGGGCTCAAGAGGAGctaaggaaaaaacagaaaatgggtGGTTTTCATTGGATGCAAAGAGATGTACAGGATCCATTTGCCCCAAGGGGACAACGGGGTGTCAGGGGAGTGAGGGGTGGAGGTAGGGGCCAGAGGGGCTTACACGATATCCCATACCTTTAA